Part of the Qipengyuania sp. SS22 genome, TTCTCGGGCACCAAGATGCGCTGGATGCTCGACCATGACGAGGGTGTCCGATCCGCCGCGCAAGCCGGCACGCTGGCTTTCGGCACGGTCGAGAGCTGGCTGGTCTACAAGCTGTCGGGCGGCGCGCATCTGAGCGATGCGAGCAATGCCAGCCGCACGCTGCTGCTCCCGCTTGATGGGGCGCAGTTCGACGAGGATCTGTGCGAACTTTTCGGTGTGCCGCGTGCCGCCTTGCCCGAAGTGGTCGATACGCATGGCCAGCTCGCCACCTGCGATGCGCAATGGCTGGGCGCAGCGGTTCCGATCTGCGGACTGGCGGGCGACCAACAGTCGGCGACGATCGGGCAGGGGTGCCTGGGCTTCGGCGAAACCAAGGCGACCTATGGCACCGGGGCCTTTGTCCTGACCAATATGGGGCAGGATATCCCGCACTCGGATCATCGGTTGCTTGGCACGGTGCTCTACCAGCAGGACGGTGTGCGGACCTATGCGATCGAGGGTTCATGCTTCGTCGCGGGCAGTCTTATCCAGTATTTGCGCGACCAGCTTGGCCTGATCGGCAGCGCTGCCGAGACCGAGGATCTGGCGCGCTCGATCGAGGATAGCGGCGAGGTCGTAATCGTGCCCGCACTCGCCGGGCTGGGGGCGCCGCATTGGAATCCCGATGCGCGCGGGGTCATTTCGGGCCTCAGCTTCGCGAGCGGGCGGGCGCAGATCGCGCGCGCAGCACTCGAGGCGATGGCACACCAGACGCACGACCTCGCGAGTGCCTTCGCTGCCGATGGCGCGCCGTGGTCGCGGCTGCATATCGACGGCGGGATGAGCGCCAACGACTGGATGGCACAGGACTTGGCCGATATCCTCGATCTCGAAGTCGAACGGCCCGATTTCGTCGAGACGACCGCGCTCGGCGCCGCCATTCTCGCTGCTGTAGGATGCGGAATGCAGGACAATCTCGAGATGGCCGCGCAGGCCATGCGCGGCGGCGGAAAGGCGTTCACTTCGCAGATGACGGGGGACGTGCGCGAAGCCCGGCTTGCGCGCTACGCCAGGGCGCTGACCGCGGCCTGATCAGCCGGCGGCGAAGGCCTGGGTGATCCGCCCCTGCAGCAAGGCCACCGGCGTGGTGGCCACGACTTGCGAGCGCCGGTGGCGATCGAGCCGTGCCACGCGCGCATGCAGTCGCTCGCTGTCCTCGATCAGTGCGCGGGTGCTGGGATCGAGTCGGGCAAGATTGTCGGCATCGGCTTCGCGTTCCTCGGGCAGGGTGCCACAGCGCTCCAGTTGCTGCTCGGACAGTTCGCCCGCCATGTAGGCGCGCTGGTTGAGCAGCCATGCCAGCACATGCATCAACCGCGTGGTGGCGCGCAGCCCCTCGATCGACAGCGCTACACGCGCCAAATCATCGGGATCGGCGCTGGCGTTGGTATCGTCACAGCGCAGGTCGAAAGCCGCGCGCGCATCATCGGCGAGCATAAGCGCTGCGCTGTAAAGATCCTCGATGATCTCTTCATTGATATCGCGGGCCGACATGCGCTTTTCTTACGCATTTCGCGTCATACCTTCCAGCGGATTAACCACGGCACCCCTCGCGTGACAGCGGGTGCGACGCAAACTCCGGGAATCAGGCGATAATATCGGGCAGCAGCACATCCTCGATCGCGGCGATGCGATCCTTCAGCACGAGCTTGCGCTTTTTCAGCCGGGCCATTTGCAGCTGGTCGGTGAAGCCCCGCTGGTCGCCCGCATGAGTCAGTGCCGCGATCGCGACATCGAGATCGCGATGCTCGCTGCGGAGCAGCGCGAGCCTCTTGCGCAGTTCCTGTTCGTTCACGCCGACCTTTCCGGACAATCGCCCCTCGCGACCGCTTGGCCGCATGCCCACAACAAGGCTCTTTGTAAATTGGCAATCCTGTGGTTTGTTACCGGGTCTGCGGCTCGTTCCGCGCAAGCGTACGAGTCGCTCCTGGGGTCAAACAACCGTCAAGGAGACAACCCGATGCAATCATCCCATGTCGACGCGCTCAAAGCCAAGCACGCCGGTCTCGAGGTCCGCCTGCACGAGGAACAGATCCGACCCGCACCCGACATCGCGATGATCCAGCAGATCAAGAAGCAAAAGCTCCGGATCAAGGAAGAGATCGCTTCCTGCTGACGATGGCAAACCGGGGGGCGGGGCCACGTGCCCCGCTTCCGCCCGACCACATATTTGCTATAGGCTGAGGCATGTCCGCAGTTGCTTCCGCCCGCCAGATACTTACGCGCCTGCACGAGGTCATGGCCGGGCGTACCCATGCACAGCACAAACTCGACCGCGTGGTCGAGATCATCGCCGAGAGCCTGACGAGCGAGGTCTGCTCGATCTACCTGCTGCGCGAAGGCGCGCTGGAGCTTTACGCGACGCAGGGCCTCAACGCCGAAGCGGTCCATGTCACGCGGCTGGCAGTGGGCGAAGGCCTGACCGGGACCATCGCCAACAATATCGAAACGCTCAACCTGGCCGAGGCCAAGGCCCACCCCGATTTCGCCTATCGCCCCGAGACGGGGGAGGAAAAGTTCCATTCCTTCGCCGGTGTGCCGATCGTCTATCGCGAGCGCGCGGTGGGGGTGCTGTGCGTTCAGCATGTCGATCCGCGCCGCTACGAGGAAATCGAGATCGAGGCGCTGCAGACCACCGCGATGGTCCTGTCCGAGCTGATCGCGCACAAGGAACTGGTCGATGGCGAAGGGCCGATCGACCTCGAGATTGCGCATGTCGAGAACGATGTGCTCGAGGGCCTGGCACTGGTGAAGGGTCTCGCGGCAGGGCACGCGGTCTTCCACCAGCCGCGGATCGAGATCGACCAGGTCGTGGCCGAGGATATCGAAGCCGAACGCCAGCGCGTCTATCGCGCCTTCGACAAGATGCGCGACCAGATCGACGCGCTCGGCAAGGAAGCGGAATTCGGCAAGGGCGGCGAGCATGTCGAGGTGCTCGAGACCTACAAGATGTTCGCTTATGACGAAGGCTGGAGCCGCCGGATCAACGAGGCGATCGACAGCGGCCTGACCGCCGAGGCGGCGATCGAACGCGTCCAGCAGCGCACCCGCATGCGCATGCGCGAGATCGACGATGCGCTGCTGCAAGACCGGATGCACGATCTGGAGGACCTTTCCAATCGCCTGCTGCGGATCGTTTCGGGCCAGCTTGGCACTGCGGCGACGCAGGGACTGCGGCGTGACACGATCCTGTTTGCGCGCAATCTGGGTCCGGCCGAACTGCTCGAATACGACCGGCGCCGGCTCAAGGGCGTGGTACTCGAAGAAGGCTCGCTCACCGCGCATGTCGTGATCGTGGCGCGCGCCATGGGTGTGCCGGTAATGGGCCGGGTCACAGGTATCCGGACGCGGGTTGCCGAAGGCGACGAGGTGATCCTCGATGCCGACAAGGCGCGGGTCACTCTGCGCCCAAACCAGCAGGTGTTCGAAGCGTTCGAGACCCGCTTCGCCAGGACCCGCGAAAAGCAGGCAGCTTACGCGGAGCTGCGCGATGTCGAGCCCTTTACCCGCGATGGTACGCGCATCACGGTGATGATGAATGCAGGCCTGCGCGACGACATGAGCGCGCTGGCGATGAGCGGCGCGGACGGCGTCGGGCTGTTTCGCACCGAATTCCAGTTCCTGGTGTCTTCCACCCTCCCGCAGCGCGATCGCCAGATGCGGCTCTATCGCGATGTGCTCGATGCGGCGGGCGACAAGCCGGTCATCTTCCGCACGGTCGATATCGGCGGTGACAAGGTCGTCCCCTATCTCGCCAACGCCGTGGCGGAGCGGGAAGAGAACCCGGCGATGGGCTGGCGCGCGCTGCGGCTCTCGCTCGAACGCGAGGGTCTGCTCAAGGCTCAGGCGCGGGCGCTGCTTGAAGCCGCGGCGGGCCGCACGCTTTCGGTGATGTTCCCGATGGTCAGTGAGCCATGGGAGTTCGACGCCGGGAAGAAAGTCTTCGACGAACAGCTCGCCTTCCTGCGCGACCGGCGCAAGCTGGTGCCCGAAGCGATTGAATATGGCTGTATGCTCGAAGTGCCGGCCTTGGCCGACATGCTCGACGTCTTGGCACCCAAGCTGTCCTTTATCTCGGTCGGGACCAACGATCTTACGCAGTTCCTGTTTGCTGCGGATCGCGCCAACCCCAAGCTGGCGGAGCGCTACGACTGGCTCAGTCCGGCTATCCTGCGCTTCCTTGCGCGCGTTTCGCAGACGCTGGTCGGGCAGAATGTCCGGCTTGGCGTCTGCGGCGAAATGGGCGGGCGACGGCTCGAAGCGCTGGCGCTGCTCGGGATCGGCTATCGGCGGCTGTCGATCACGCCCGCCGCGGTCGGCCCGATCAAGGAACTGGTACGCAAGGTCGATCTGGCCGAACTGACGGAGTATATGAAGCGGCTGCTTGCCTCGCCGCCGGACGACATGCGCGCCGAGTTGCACAAATGGGCCAGCGAACGCGATATCGATCTCGACTGATTTCGTCGCGAATGCACCTCTTCTCGTCCATAGATACCAACTGTGTTATGCTGCATGCTTGACAGGCGTACCGCGGGTTCGCTTTTCCTGCGTCAAGACCACATGCGGGAAAACCGCGGGATCGCATTATCGGGGATCGCATGAGCGACGAAGAAATTCTTGAACAAGAACCGGTTGTGCCAACCGGCACGGTCGGCGCGCGGCTCAAGCAGGCGCGTGAGGAAGCGGGGATGGAGCTGACGCAGGTCGCGGCAGAGACTCGCATACCCCAACGCCATCTGCTGACTATCGAGAACGGCCGACTCGCCGATCTCCCCGCACGAACCTATGCCGTCGGCTTTTCGCGCACCTATGCCCGGCTAGTCGGACTGGATGAGCGCGAGATTGTCGAACAGGCTCGCATGGAACTCGCCCAAGGCGACCATGACGGCGATGCGCCCGCCAAGTTCGAACCCGGCGATCCCGCGCGCGTCCCAGGACGCGGGCTGGCGTGGTTTGCGCTGTTCGCAGCCGTGCTGTTGCTGGGCGGGATCTACGCCTTCTACAGCAGCTATTTCGCCCCCGGCATGGGCCCGGCGCCGCTGCGGGATCCCGATGCGCAGGTCGCGGACACTGCGGCGGACAGCGATGCCCCCGCAAAGGCAGCGGCCCCTGCGGCCGCAGGCCCGGTGGTCTTCACCAGCGAGATGGATGGAACCTGGGTCAAGTTTTACGATGCCAACGGCGAGCGTCTGTACGAGGCGCAAATGGCCGAGGGTGACAGCTTTACCGTGCCCGCCGATGCCGAAGGGCCGCAGGTCTGGACCGGCCGACCCTATGCGCTGGCAATAACCGTGGCTGGCCGTTCGGTCCCCAAGCTGTCCGAGGTGGACGAGGTCATCAAGGATGCCCCGATCACCGCCGAAGCACTGCTGGCGCGCGCCGAACGACCGGCAGCTCCCGCTTCTCCCGCCGCCGACGGCGGTTAATTTTCCCTGTCCGGAGGGGGATAAGCCCGCATCATGGCCTCGACAGATTCGCGGGGCTAGGGCAATTTCCGCCGCCTACGGACATCCCACCAGGAGCCTCCCGATGACTTTCGGATCGATTACCCGCAACCTGACGTTCCTTGGGGCGGGTTTTGCCTTGCTGGCGACCGCCACGCCAGCGCTGCCGCAGGACAGCACCGACGAAGCGCGCATGCGCCGGCTCGAGGCCGAGGTGCGGGCGCTGCAGCGCAAGGTGTTCCCCGGCGGCGACGGACGCTTCTTCGAGCCCCAGATCAGCGCGCAGCCCACCGTATCCTCGACCGGGCCGAGTACCTCGACCACGGCGGTGACCGACATCCTGACGCGGCTCGACGCGCTCGAAGCGCAGCTCCAGCGCCAGACGGCGCTGAACGAGGAAAACGCCAATGCGGTCCGCCTGTTGAGCGAGCGGATGGATACACTCGAAGGCGGTAGAGGATCGACCACGGTAGCGGCAACGGCGCCCGCCGCCACGCCCACTGCGAGTGCGGGCGCAACGCGCAATGTCACCGCGACGGCGACGGCACCTGCCGCGGGACCGAGCGATGCACGTCTCGCCGCAGTGCAGGCGATTGCCAAGCCGCAGACCGACGATGCGGCGGACGACGAATATTCCTATGGCTTCCGCCTGTGGGATGCAGGGTTCTTTCCCGAAGCGCAGCAGCAATTGACGCTGTTCGTCGAGCAGAACCCCGATCACTGGCGCACGACCTATGGCCGCAACCTGCTGGGCCGTGCCTATCTCGATGACGGCAAGGCCAAGGAAGCGGCGCCGTGGTTCCTCAAGAATTATCAGGAAGACAAGACCGGCGCGCGCGCGGGCGACAGCCTGCTCTATCTCGCCGAAACCATGATTGCGCTCAAGGACACGCGGCGCGCCTGCATCGCGCTGGCCGAATTCTCCGAGACCTATCCTGCGCTCGCCGCGGGCCGTTTGCAGAGCCAGTACGAGGCCAATCGCGGCAAGGTGACGTGCGATTGATGGGGACATCGGGCCCGCGCAGCTAGCGCGCTTCGAAGCGGCTTTTGATCGCTTCCATCTGAACGGCAGGCTGGGCCTCGCGGTATCGGGCGGGCCCGACAGCATGGCGCTGTTGGCACTGGCGCAAGAGATGCTGGGCGATGGGATCGAAGTGGCGACGGTCGACCACGGCCTGCGCCCCGAGGCAGCCGAGGAATGCGCGGTGGTCGCGCGGGTCTGCGCCGAACGGAACATCCGCTGCCGCGTGCTCACGGTCCGGGTAGAGCAGGGCAATGTGCAGGACCGCGCGCGCGCGGCGCGCTATGCGGCCTTGGGAAAATGGGCGCGCGAGCGCGAACTGGCCGCGCTCGCGACTGCGCACCATGCCGACGACCAGGCCGAAACGCTGCTGATGCGGCTCAATCGGGGTGGCGGGCTGGGCGGACTTGCCGGGATCCGCTCGTCCACGAGAATCAAGGGCTGCGGAGTTCCGGTGGTTCGCCCGCTGCTCGGTTTCCGCAAGCAAGAGCTACGCGATCTCGTCGAGCGCCTGAGGATTCCGTTTGTCGAGGACCCGAGCAACCGCGACGAACGCTACGACCGCGTGCGTATCCGGCGCGCGCTGGAGGAGGCCGACTGGATCGACCCCGTTGCACTGGCCCGGTCCGCTGCGCATTTGGAGGAGGCTGATCAAGCGCTACAGATAGTCGCCGACCAGGTGTGGGAAGATGCGGCTGTGATCGGTGATGCACGCGTTGCGGTGCCGGTCGGACCTACGCGCGATACCTCCGCGCGGCTGATCGCACGCGCAGTTGCTATCCTTGGCGGCGAGATTTCGCATGGCGAGGTCGCCGCATTCCTGAAAGCGGCGAATGGGCGAAGCAATATCGCGGGTGTGCTGGTCGAACAGCGCGGCAATAGTTTTATCTGCACGCCGGAACCGCCGCGTCGCAGCGGGTGATTCACATCAGATGATGCTGTCGCCGACGGTCATCTGCTCACCTCTGGTAATCACGATCTTGTCGCCCTTCTTGGCGATCGCGAACAGACGCTTGGCGATATCGTCGGGCACGCCGATGCAGCCATGGCTGGCATAACCGTTCTCGACGACGCTGCCGCCATGGATAGCGACCCCGTCGGTCGTCAGGAACATGCTCCAGGGCATCGGTGCGTTGCCGTATTTCTCGGAGACATTGTGCCGCTGCTTCCACAGGATCGGGAAGACTCCGGTCGGGGTCGGATGCTCGTCGGTGCCGAGCATGACCGCCGCGGCGCCGATTTCATACCCGCCGCGAAAGATCGAGATTACCCGCGCATCAAGGTCGACAGTGACCAGCAGCGGCCCATCGGGGACGCCCTCGTCATCCCAATGCCACTCGCCATATTTGATCGGTCCGTCGATCGGCAGGATCCGGCGGACGGTGTAAAGGCGTTTGGCGTCGGCAACTGCCTTGGCTGCAAGCGCGCCATGGACTTCGATGGGTTGCACCACCGGCTCCGGCTCCGGGGCTGCGGTCGCCATCTCCGGCGTTTCGGCCTCGGCGGTTGCGCGTCCGCCCATAGCGACGCCCGCCAGTACCAGCGCTGCGGCGACGGTTCCCCCGCCGATCCATTTCAAAATCACGTCCATCCACCCATTATGCGCATGAATGGTTGAATTTTCCACCTAGCCGGAAAAGAACGCCCCGCACCGGGACGGATCGGGGGGGGTGCTAGGCAGCCAGCGCGGCGGCCTCGCGTGCTAAACGCTCGACCTCGACCTCGTCGACCGCGCCGCGCGGGGCAACCCAGCTACCGCCGACGCACAGCACCGGATCGAAGCCGAGCCATTCGGGCGCATTGGCCAGCGAAACACCTCCGGTCGGGCAGAAACGGCATTGGCCGAAAGGTGCGGCCAAGGCCTTGAGCGCAGGCAGGCCGCCCGCCGCCATGGCGGGGAAGAATTTGAAATGGGTGAGGCCCAGATCGAGCCCGCGCATGATGTCCCCGGCGTTGGCGATACCGGGCAGGAAGGGGATATTTGCGCTTATGGCAGCCTTGCCCAGCGGCTCGGTCAGCCCGGGCGAAACGATGAACTGGCTGCCGGCATCGACCGCGGCGGCGAGTTCGGACGGGTTGGTAACCGTCCCCGCGCCGACCACCGCGCCTTCGACCTGGCGCATCGCGCGGATCGCATCGAGTGCGGCGGGAGTGCGCATCGTCACTTCCAGCACCGGCAGCCCGCCCGCCACCAGCGCGCGCGCGAGCGGTACGGCATGCTCCAACTCATCGATCACGATCACCGGAATGACCGGTGCGGTCTGCATGATGTCGGCAATGGTCAAGCGTGTCTCCTGGCAAAGGCTGCTGCCGCGCCGAACAGGCCCGGCTGGGGATGGGTGATGAGCTTGACCGGAATGGTCGCCATCAATTGAGCAAAGCGCCCCTTGGCGCGAAAGCGCTGGGCAAAACCCGATTTGGGTAGATGGTCGCGCAGGCGATAGCCGAGCCCGCCGGCGATCACGACACCGCCAAAGCCGCCCTGCGCCAGCGCGATATCGCCCGCGACGCTGCCCAGTGACAGGCAGAACCGGTCGAGCGCGGCGGCGGCGAGGCTTTCCTCGTCGCTCATGGCGCGGGTCCAGATCGCAATATCTTCCTCGTCGCGCGTCTTGCGTTTTTCCATCGCGGCCAGCGTCTGGTAGATGTCGACGATCGCCGGACCGGAGACGACCCGCTCGACCGATACGCGCGTATGGCGCTTGCGCAGCCGTGCAAGGATCGCATCCTCGATACTGTCGAGCGGGGCAAAATCGATATGGCCGCCCTCGGTTGCCTGCACGCGGTAATCGCTGCCCGAACGCCACAGGTGGGCGACGCCCAGCCCCGTCCCGGGACCAAGCACGCTGATCGTGCCATCGGCAGTCAGCGGTTGGTCGGGCCCGGCAAGGTGCAGGAACTGCTCCTCCGGCGCGCGCGCCACTGCATGTGCGACCGCTTCGAAGTCATTGACGAGGAAGTAGTTCTCGACGCCGAGTTTCTGCTTGATCAGCGCGGGGCGAATGATCCACGGATTGTTGGTGAAGCGGATGACATCGCTGCCGACCGGCCCCGCAATCGCCATCGCCACGCGCGGCGGCAGGGTGCCGCCCATCCGCTTGCGGAAATCCTCCCACGCGGTCTGAAAGCTGGCATATTCGTCGGTGTGCAGCGTTTCGGGTTCGCCCAGGACGATCGTCCCGTCGTCATGCACGGTGGCCAGCGCGAACCGCGCATGGGTGCCCCCGATATCGACGCTGACGAGGTCCACGCTCACAGCCCGGCCAGTGCCAGCATCGACGATGCACCCTGTTCGGCGCCATCGGCATTCGCGCGGAACATGGCGAAGAATTCTCGGCCCATGCCCGTCTCGGGCGGGGGTGCCGGGGCGGGATCGCGGCTGTCGAGATCGGCTTCGGTCGACAGCGTGCCCGTGGCGGCGCAGACTCGCACAACATCGCCATCGCTCAGCCGCGACAGCGGGCCGCCGCCGCGCGCTTCGGGTGTGCAGTGGATCGCTGCGGGGACCTTGCCCGATGCGCCCGACATGCGGCCATCGGTGACCAGCGCGACGCGGTAGCCGCGATCCTGCAGCACACCAAGCGCGGGGGTAAGCTTGTGCAGTTCGGGCATGCCATTGGCCCGCGGCCCCTGGAAGCGGACCACGACGACGACGTCGCGATCGAGCTCGCCCAGCTTGAATGCCTCGTTTACCGCGTGCTGGGTTTCGAACACGCGGCAAGGTGCCTCGACGGTCCAGCGCTCGCGTTCGACGGCGGAGGATTTGAAGCACGCGCGGCCGAGGTTGCCTTCGACAAGGCGCATGCCGCCATCGGGTTCGAACGGCGCGGAAGCGGGGCGCAGCATCTCGCTATCGCCCGAGGGGCCCGGATCGCGCCAGGTCAGCGCATCGTCATCCATGCCGGGCTCGCGTGAATAGCTTTCGAACCCGCCATCCCAGATAGTCATGATGTCGGAATGGGCGAGGCCCTCTTCCAGCAGCGTGCCGATCACATAACCGATCCCGCCGGCCTCATGGAAATGGTTCACATCGCCCGAGCCATTGGGATAGACGCGCGCGACGAGCGGAACGACAGAGGACAATTCCGCCAGATCGGCCCAGTCGAAGCGGATGCCTGCCGAGCGCGCCATCGCGGGGATATGGATCGCGTGATTGGTCGATCCGCCCGTTGCGAGCAGGCCGATGGCGGCATTGACGATCGCCTTTTCGTCGACGACGCGCGCGAGCGGGCGGAAATCGTCACCCGACTTGCCGATCGCCGCCAGCCGGTGCGTGGCCGCGCGGCTCAGTTCCTGCCGCAGCTTCGCGCCGGGCTGGACGAAGGCTGCGCCGGGCACATGCAGGCCCATCATCTCCATCATCATCTGATTGGAATTGGCGGTGCCGTAAAAGGTGCAGGTGCCCGCCGAATGATAGCTGCCCATCTCGCTCGCCAGCAATTCCTCGCGGGTGGCCTTGCCCTCGGCATAAAGCTGGCGGACGCGCTGCTTTTCCTTGTTAGAAATGCCGGTGCCCATCGGGCCGGAGGGCACGAAGATCGCGGGAAGGTGGCCGAAGCGCAGCGCCCCCATCAGCAGGCCCGGCACGATCTTGTCGCAAATGCCCAGCAGCGCGACGCCGTCGTACATCGCATGGCTCAGTGCGACCACGGTCGACAGCGCGATGGTGTCGCGGCTGAACAGCGACAGCTCCATCCCCGCCTCGCCCTGCGTCACCCCGTCGCACATGGCGGGTGTGCCGCCCGCAACCTGCACGGTCGCGCCAACTTCGCGCGCCCAGATTTTCATCCGCTCCGGGTAGCGATGGTAAGGCTGATGCGCGGAAAGCATGTCGTTATAAGCGGTAACGATGCCGAGGTTCGGCCCCCGCGCGGCCATGATCGCGGCCTGGTCTTCTTCCGCCCCCGCGAAGGCATGCGCCAGGTTGGAGCAGGACAGCGAACCGCGGTTGACCTGCCGGTCGCCCTCGCGGTCCATCAGCTCGAGATAGTCGGTGCGGCTGTCGCGCGAATTGTCGATCACGCGCTGGGTGACGCGGTGGATCGTGTCGTTGAGCGGCTTATTCGTCATGCCAGGTCACTCCGTCGCGTTCGGCAAGCGCTATGGCCGCGCTGGGTCCCCAGCTGCCCGCGCCATAGGGCTTGGGCGTGATCTCTTCGCGGTCCCACAGCGCGCGGATCGCATCGATCCACTCCCATTGCGCCTCGACCTCGTCGCGGCGCACGAACAGCGTCTGGTCCCCTTCGATCAGGTCTAGGAGCAGGCGTTCGTAGGCGATCCGGCGGACCGTTCCGGAAAAGGCATCGGGCATGGCAATGTCGAGCGGGACCTGCCGCAGGCGGATGCCCTCGCGGTCGAGCCCCGGCACCTTGGCCATCATCGACAGCTGGACGTTCTCTTCGGGCTGGATGCCGATGACCAACCGGTTCGGCTTGGTGCTCGCGCCGCGGCCTTCGAAGATCGAATGCGGGATGCAGCGGAACTGGATCACGATTTCGGTCACGCGTTCGGGCAGGCGTTTGCCGGTGCGCAGGTAGAAGGGCACACCCTTCCAGCGCCAATTGTCGACATGCGCCTTCAATGCGACGAAGGTCTCGGTGTCGCTGGGCTTGCCCAGCTCCTCGTCATAGCCGGGGACGGCGGCCCCATCGACCGCGCCCGCGCGGTACTGACCGGTCACGGTTTCACCCTTCGCGATTGGGCGAAGCGCGCGCAGGACCTTGACCTTCTCGTCACGCACGGCGGTGG contains:
- the edd gene encoding phosphogluconate dehydratase, producing MTNKPLNDTIHRVTQRVIDNSRDSRTDYLELMDREGDRQVNRGSLSCSNLAHAFAGAEEDQAAIMAARGPNLGIVTAYNDMLSAHQPYHRYPERMKIWAREVGATVQVAGGTPAMCDGVTQGEAGMELSLFSRDTIALSTVVALSHAMYDGVALLGICDKIVPGLLMGALRFGHLPAIFVPSGPMGTGISNKEKQRVRQLYAEGKATREELLASEMGSYHSAGTCTFYGTANSNQMMMEMMGLHVPGAAFVQPGAKLRQELSRAATHRLAAIGKSGDDFRPLARVVDEKAIVNAAIGLLATGGSTNHAIHIPAMARSAGIRFDWADLAELSSVVPLVARVYPNGSGDVNHFHEAGGIGYVIGTLLEEGLAHSDIMTIWDGGFESYSREPGMDDDALTWRDPGPSGDSEMLRPASAPFEPDGGMRLVEGNLGRACFKSSAVERERWTVEAPCRVFETQHAVNEAFKLGELDRDVVVVVRFQGPRANGMPELHKLTPALGVLQDRGYRVALVTDGRMSGASGKVPAAIHCTPEARGGGPLSRLSDGDVVRVCAATGTLSTEADLDSRDPAPAPPPETGMGREFFAMFRANADGAEQGASSMLALAGL